One segment of Phragmites australis chromosome 13, lpPhrAust1.1, whole genome shotgun sequence DNA contains the following:
- the LOC133888836 gene encoding cysteine-rich and transmembrane domain-containing protein WIH2-like, with protein sequence MRAPPPEAAAYPPPGTAYPPPGQQAYYPPQAYGAPPPMAAGYPQPPPPPEKQGSNGFLKGCLAAVCCCCLLDMCL encoded by the exons ATgagagctcctcctcccgaagCTGCAG CGTACCCGCCACCGGGCACGGCGTACCCTCCTCCGGGCCAGCAGGCCTACTACCCTCCGCAGGCCTACGGCGCCCCGCCTCCGATGGCCGCCGGCTACCcgcagccaccgccgccgccagagAAACAGGGAAGCAACGGCTTCTTGAAAGGATG TTTGGCTGctgtctgctgctgctgcctgctgGACATGTGCCTCTGA
- the LOC133888665 gene encoding uncharacterized protein LOC133888665: protein MAREEELKRVDLKVNVSCCEGCRRKVMKAMSLKGVLRTEIQPSHDRVTVVGDVDVKVLVKKLAKIGKIAEVLAPPSEEGNKRDDSSKKDSDKPVPVPVPVPVEEQSKGKDDKAAPAACRQECKKCAHEAARADDATDHANGKASSKDGTANAKSAEECKGAKSSAPDHAAAAQQQQHYHRAEPAMVVPVHVPYYAPTAAPYYGYYAMPPPPPMAMAMAMPRRPPQLRPQQSRFDEDFFDDDNTVGCRVM from the exons ATGGCTAGGGAAGAAGAGCTCAAG AGGGTTGATCTGAAGGTGAACGTGAGCTGCTGCGAGGGGTGCAGGAGGAAGGTGATGAAGGCAATGAGCCTGAAAG GCGTGCTGAGGACGGAGATCCAGCCGTCGCACGACAGGGTGACCGTCGTCGGTGACGTGGACGTTAAGGTCCTCGTCAAGAAGCTGGCCAAGATCGGTAAGATCGCCGAGGTGCTGGCGCCGCCTTCCGAGGAAGGCAATAAGCGCGATGACAGCAGCAAGAAGGACAGCGACAagccggtgccggtgccggtgccggtgccggtggAGGAGCAAAGCAAAGGCAAGGACGAcaaggcggcgccggcggcctgcAGACAGGAATGCAAGAAATGCGCGCACGAAGCCGCACGCGCCGACGATGCCACCGATCACGCCAACGGGAAGGCGTCGTCCAAGGATGGCACGGCCAACGCCAAGAGCGCCGAGGAATGCAAAGGCGCCAAATCCTCCGCGCCCGAtcacgcggcggcggcgcagcagcagcagcactacCACCGCGCCGAGCCCGCCATGGTGGTGCCGGTGCACGTGCCGTACTACGCGCCGACCGCGGCGCCGTACTACGGCTACTACGCCATGCCGCCCCCGCCTCCGATGGCCATGGCGATGGCGATGCCCCGGCGCCCCCCACAGCTCCGGCCGCAGCAGTCCCGCTTCGACGAAGACTTCTTCGACGACGACAACACGGTTGGCTGCCGCGTCATGTGA